The proteins below come from a single Malus domestica chromosome 03, GDT2T_hap1 genomic window:
- the LOC114823847 gene encoding uncharacterized protein — MEELLVKIFDRKKWIVNQAKQRTFLFEQHLASKCLIDGIAPPPWLCSSTEPSNVLNKQELNSGVPLPRALPVIPISSHCSVFDKPAPTTLTGELPNGLCTELHVLDKGFGAGDKGLVLPQCSVSNAGCVSNSVPQGEREEDPSVTDVRDARIRDIYHDLALSPARGAENGVLILPQRPVSNAGCSYNGVPQDQRKEDLGNSSPEDQRDTRTSDIYHDPALSLARVQRSKSRQKALEIRKSAKKSFSQDKNNGIRHAGGTIGRAISSLRSDHVDELNLVKPPDTSDYACEVEEAKIGEFQSKERGTTISSGRITRSRSSGHQESSLNVSGSVCIDRKLGGALADSRGISPQQSKNVNKPLELVNYSYITNDSGQENEAKVGEHFIMEKGRSEYSGRTTRSRSASQEPNCLDELSKLEQSSNSISEVGVRNSLLQPKHFDEMVEVVKSCDIVDGNCEAKTIVGESWSKVTSDYSGRITRSRSSSQNPNDVNNYPKVDTSCISVKGDGSTIHLSTGKSTQPPQPLSTGSQAVHITEKIAKDAITNISGQRINQSTSSSSNKSHDSQRTLISAGRSVPIQCDIDLCAENSTDSSDKENDADHYAGTKTSAETICTTEGMSELVNSQALVHRSTQSRSAASSKHLSEKMTHRGTQYKEVPCTQTCEFVKAVTGGETEIDPDVSVEGSGSKLDGTGVRVGVEVLASRQPADCNVFVNPKQLNFDDVEESCRNGSYTPAFKEGMQGRSSEKRYISLMDADDIQEEGMTVNYQENHNLSLPMNFLGDPEVSIKGKDLQSGLSESPAEEDRSFLNGNAVSSVMETSDVHNDAVANTLLESGNRDSRCGAMGSVEHSPKAILESQGLSLSRVDVAKSIVSRSPVEEMPQNEDCHMIESSESSPKAQIEEGEYSDELNVVKPTDTSSCEVEEGKIGEFQSKERSIALSSGRITKSRISGQQESSLNVSGSASNARRIGSVGISPRLSNPANQSLELVYSHITNDCFQKKEAKARVHFITEGSCPQHKRRKIEHKTVDDQPTSLGLRERGFYTVNRDSMCGNLGSVEDSPKAVLESQGLSIPREDVVKSIISRSSVEETHQNEDHHMIEWSESSPKAQMTEGRISLGCGDTSGNAPFIFVDREFEASILSLMKQTGMMEETGVAHPPSIIIDSGSQCMEETTVSLTREDNLTTGNAEHLTCAGRAMQEMRFDLGGTSNFGSPHGQSLDLIGLDDRKPELEGFVMQTDDEPTSIAGKGISFDEWNLPSTTIEHASILEQLCQSACMQTPVACSSASNKLHKIPYLYQSVPTGLLEGVDMRTMNDAVKQLKDGHSYSSEEVGQAFYGRSYSDCLLNHGGQSGWDTKKPYLSPVGKLWDITGSRTSSSRKRGSLHLELPCISEENENADEAADTFQDESVSNALNRSIQRVPLVDITEIPNPPASVSKAEPYADRLSLDSVNTEFSLRGTHKSFKQRLGIQNSSKRRYNNKENLSMSQGTNDIKGTTRSLHKRFSKPKLSGKTSLRKGGSSLSEQEPKRNNIVSSMTSFIPLVQQKQAAAVVTGKRDVKVKALEAAEAAKRQAEKKENERKMKKEALKLERSRMEQENMKQLELQKKRKEEERKKKEADMASKKRQREEEERKEKERKRMRIEARRNKREHEDKLPAEKDGRGPGGKESKDEMANKKMEEERGYDNNINILETKPSTSRISISNAGRESIVHEEFHEASSNYGYQAEVLSNSDRAMKNSVAITSQEQSYDISPYKESDDENDDDDSIIPNSKFIPSWSSKNCLAFAASSQNRIDPETIFPPESFCCISEVLLPQKHQLNNSGMC, encoded by the exons TGTTGAACAAACAAGAGTTGAATTCTGGAGTTCCACTCCCTCGAGCGCTGCCTGTGATCCCTATTAGTAGCCATTGTTCTGTATTTGACAAGCCAGCTCCCACGACTCTCACTGGGGAGCTACCAAATGGTTTGTGCACTGAACTTCATGTTTTGGACAAAGGTTTTGGTGCTGGGGATAAGGGGTTGGTTTTGCCACAGTGTTCTGTAAGTAATGCTGGGTGTGTATCCAACAGCGTTCCTCAAGGGGAGAGAGAAGAGGATCCTAGTGTTACAGATGTGAGGGATGCAAGAATCAGAGACATTTACCATGATCTAGCTCTATCACCGGCTAGAGGTGCAGAAAATGGGGTATTAATTTTGCCACAGCGCCCTGTTAGTAATGCTGGATGTTCCTACAACGGTGTTCCTCAAGATCAGAGAAAAGAGGATCTGGGTAATTCATCTCCTGAAGATCAAAGGGATACAAGAACCTCTGACATTTACCATGACCCAGCTCTATCACTGGCTAGAGTTCAGAGATCCAAATCCAGACAAAAAGCTCTGGAAATTCGCAAAAGTGCCAAAAAAAGCTTTTCACAAGATAAGAACAATGGTATCAGGCATGCTGGTGGAACAATTGGGCGTGCAATATCTTCCCTTCGGTCTGACCATGTTGATGAACTGAACTTAGTCAAACCTCCTGATACAAGTGATTATGCTTGTGAAGTAGAAGAAGCAAAAATAGGGGAGTTTCAAAGCAAGGAAAGAGGTACTACCATCTCCTCTGGTAGAATTACAAGATCTAGAAGCTCTGGTCATCAGGAGAGCTCTTTGAATGTCAGTGGCTCGGTTTGTATTGACAGGAAACTTGGCGGTGCACTTGCAGATTCTAGAGGCATATCACCTCAGCAGTCCAAAAATGTAAATAAACCGTTGGAATTGGTTAATTACTCTTATATCACTAATGATAGTGGCCAAGAGAATGAAGCAAAAGTAGGTGAACATTTTATCATGGAAAAGGGACGCAGCGAATACTCTGGGAGAACAACAAGGTCTAGAAGTGCTAGCCAAGAACCTAATTGTCTTGATGAATTGTCCAAGTTGGAGCAATCATCTAACAGCATAAGTGAAGTTGGTGTCAGAAATTCATTGCTACAACCGAAACATTTTGATGAAATGGTGGAAGTGGTGAAATCTTGTGATATTGTTGATGGAAATTGTGAAGCGAAAACAATAGTAGGGGAGAGCTGGAGCAAGGTAACCAGTGATTACAGTGGCAGAATAACAAGATCCAGAAGTTCATCCCAGAACCCAAATGACGTTAACAATTATCCGAAGGTAGATACTTCCTGTATTTCTGTTAAGGGTGATGGCAGTACAATCCATCTTTCCACTGGTAAGTCAACACAACCACCTCAGCCTTTAAGTACTGGGTCACAAGCTGTGCATATTACTGAAAAAATAGCGAAAGACGCTATCACCAATATATCTGGTCAAAGAATTAATCAGTCAACATCTTCTTCATCTAACAAGTCTCACGATTCACAGAGAACTTTAATATCTGCTGGAAGGTCTGTTCCAATTCAATGTGATATAGACCTGTGTGCAGAGAATTCAACAGATTCTTCAGACAAGGAAAATGATGCAGATCACTATGCTGGTACAAAGACAAGTGCAGAAACTATTTGTACTACTGAAGGAATGTCAGAACTGGTCAATTCACAGGCTTTGGTTCACAGGAGTACACAGTCCAGATCTGCTGCTTCAAGCAAGCATTTGTCAGAAAAAATGACTCACAGGGGTACACAGTACAAAGAGGTACCTTGTACTCAAACCTGTGAATTTGTTAAagctgtaactggtggagaaaCTGAAATTGATCCTGATGTATCTGTTGAAGGTTCTGGATCAAAATTGGATGGTACTGGGGTTAGAGTTGGAGTGGAAGTTTTAGCCTCAAGGCAGCCTGCTGATTGTAATGTGTTTGTGAATCCCAAGCAACTTAATTTTGATGATGTGGAAGAATCCTGTAGGAATGGAAGTTATACTCCTGCTTTTAAAGAGGGAATGCAGGGAAGATCATCAGAGAAAAGGTATATTTCTTTGATGGACGCTGATGATATACAGGAAGAAGGAATGACTGTCAATTATCAAGAAAATCATAACTTGTCCCTGCCAATGAATTTTCTTGGGGATCCGGAAGTTTCAATCAAAGGGAAGGACCTCCAGAGTGGTTTATCTGAATCTCCTGCAGAGGAGGATAGAAGTTTCTTGAATGGAAATGCTGTCTCATCAGTAATGGAGACATCTGATGTTCATAATGATGCAGTTGCTAATACGTTGCTAGAAAGTGGCAATAGAGACTCTCGGTGTGGAGCCATGGGAAGTGTAGAACATAGTCCAAAGGCCATACTAGAATCTCAAGGCCTTTCACTTTCTCGGGTGGATGTTGCAAAATCAATTGTCAGTAGAAGTCCTGTTGAAGAAATGCCTCAAAATGAGGACTGCCACATGATAGAGAGCTCTGAATCTTCACCTAAGGCACAGATTGAAGAG GGTGAATATAGTGATGAACTGAACGTAGTCAAACCTACTGATACAAGTTCTTGTGAAGTGGAAGAGGGAAAAATAGGCGAATTTCAAAGCAAGGAAAGAAGCATTGCTCTCTCCTCTGGTAGAATTACAAAATCTAGAATATCTGGCCAACAGGAGAGCTCTTTGAATGTTAGTGGCTCAGCCAGTAATGCCAGAAGAATTGGTTCTGTTGGCATATCACCTCGGCTGTCTAACCCTGCAAATCAATCCTTGGAATTGGTTTACTCTCATATCACTAATGACTGTTTtcaaaagaaggaagcaaagGCAAGAGTACACTTCATTACGGAGGGTTCATGCCCTCAGCATAAACGAAGAAAGATTGAGCATAAAACAGTAGATGACCAGCCTACTTCCTTGGGCTTGAGAGAACGGGGTTTTTACACTGTCAATAGAGATTCTATGTGTGGGAACTTGGGAAGCGTAGAAGATAGTCCAAAGGCTGTACTAGAATCTCAAGGGCTTTCAATTCCTCGGGAGGATGTTGTAAAATCAATCATCAGCAGAAGCTCAGTTGAAGAAACACATCAAAATGAGGATCACCACATGATAGAGTGGTCTGAATCTTCACCTAAGGCACAGATGACAGAG GGTAGAATTAGCTTGGGATGCGGGGATACAAGTGGTAATGCACCTTTCATTTTCGTGGATAgagaatttgaagcttcaatcCTAAGTTTGATGAAGCAGACTGGTATGATGGAGGAAACAGGAGTAGCACATCCGCCAAGCATTATTATTGACTCAGGAAGTCAGTGCATGGAAGAGACTACTGTTTCACTAACTCGGGAGGATAATCTTACCACAGGAAATGCTGAACATTTGACTTGCGCTGGAAGAGCAATGCAGGAAATGAGATTTGATCTTGGAGGAACCAGCAATTTTGGATCTCCACATGGCCAATCCTTGGATTTGATTGGTTTGGATGATAGAAAGCCTGAGCTTGAGGGGTTCGTTATGCAAACAGATGATGAACCAACAAGCATTGCTGGAAAGGGAATTAGCTTTGACGAGTGGAACCTTCCAAGCACTACAATTGAACATGCCAGCATTCTGGAGCAGCTGTGCCAGTCTGCTTGCATGCAAACTCCAGTAGCATGCTCTTCAGCTTCAAATAAGTTGCACAAAATTCCATATCTCTACCAATCCGTTCCAACTGGGCTTCTAGAGGGTGTGGATATGAGGACCATGAATGATGCTGTCAAACAATTAAAGGATGGTCATAGTTACTCGAGTGAGGAAGTTGGCCAGGCGTTTTATGGAAGGTCCTATTCTGATTGCCTCTTAAATCATGGTGGTCAATCTGGTTGGGATACTAAGAAACCTTATCTGTCTCCAGTTGGGAAACTCTGGGATATAACTGGTTCAAGGACTAGCAGTTCAAGGAAGCGAGGAAGCTTACATCTGGAGCTTCCCTGCATtagtgaagaaaatgagaatgCAGATGAGGCAGCTGATACTTTCCAAGATGAAAGTGTTTCAAATGCATTAAATAGGTCAATACAAAGAGTACCACTTGTTGACATTACTGAGATTCCAAACCCTCCTGCATCAGTTTCTAAAGCTGAACCATATGCAGATAGACTTAGTCTAGATTCCGTGAACACTGAATTCAGCTTAAGAGGCACTCATAAGAGCTTCAAACAGAGGCTTGGAATCCAAAACAGCAGCAAGAGAAGATATAACAATAAGGAGAACCTGAGCATGTCACAaggaacaaatgatattaaggGGACCACTAGATCACTTCATAAAAGGTTCAGTAAACCAAAATTATCTGGGAAAACCAGTTTGAGAAAAGGTGGTTCAAGTTTATCAGAGCAGGAGCCGAAGCGTAACAATATTGTGTCCAGCATGACTTCTTTCATTCCACTTGTTCAACAGAAACAAGCAGCTGCAGTTGTAACAG GGAAGAGGGACGTCAAAGTGAAGGCCCTGGAGGCAGCTGAAGCTGCAAAGCGTCAggcagaaaagaaagagaatgaacgcaagatgaagaaggaagcCTTGAAACTTGAGCGGTCAAGAATGGAGCAGGAGAATATGAAGCAGTTGGAGTTgcagaagaaaaggaaagaagaagagaggaagaaaaaagaggCAGATATGGCATCAAAGAAGAGACAAAGGGAAGAGGaagaaaggaaggagaaggaaagaaaaagaatgcgTATTGAAGCACGTAGAAACAAGAGAGAACATGAAGACAAGTTACCTGCAGAAAAG GATGGAAGAGGCCCTGGGGGTAAGGAatctaaggatgaaatggcaaATAAGAAAATGGAGGAAGAAAGGGGATATGACAATAACATAAATATTTTGGAGACTAAGCCTAGTACTTCCAGGATTTCAATAAGCAATGCCGGAAGAGAAAGTATTGTCCACGAAGAGTTCCACGAGGCCTCGAGTAATTATGGATATCAAGCAGAG GTACTGAGCAATTCAGACAGAGCAATGAAGAATTCAGTTGCCATTACAAGTCAAGAACAGTCTTATGACATCTCTCCATACAAAGAATCAGATGATGAGAATGACGATGACGACAGTATCATACCAAATAGTAAATTTATTCCTTCGTGGTcaag TAAAAACTGCCTGGCTTTCGCTGCTTCTTCCCAGAATAGAATAGACCCAGAGACGATCTTCCCCCCGGAAAGCTTTTGCTGCATATCTGAAG TCCTCTTGCCCCAAAAGCATCAATTGAACAACAGCGGAATGTGCTAA